The following are from one region of the Anaeropeptidivorans aminofermentans genome:
- a CDS encoding M3 family oligoendopeptidase produces the protein MDTNMRWSLDDLYEGFNEKFKSDMASYKKDIDEIKAYAKSSLNQRDFAEGFVKRLTALAKYRILTDYCQLTLSTDTKNTEALGYLDVLNDISSELAGPEAIFAEYIKNTENINALIEESAFLKDHEFYINEIKSASKHMLSENEELIIAKMRNTGSSYWLKLYDQLMGGLSCEINIDGEEKSLSLSEIRNMAYDENREKRKSAYNSEIKACEKIALPVSACLNAIKGESITVSKLKGYENVLHMTLEDSRMEKDTLSAMLSAMEESMEGFQKYFAKKAALLGLKDSLQYYDLFAPVGKSSLSLSYPAAMEFIIEKFSAFSKDLGEFARKAYESKWIDAKPRKGKVGGAFCADLHPIKQCRIMTNFQEDSFDAVLTLAHELGHGYHGSCLNEELPLNTEYSMPIAETASTFCETLICFEALKTAEPADKLIILENYISGCAQVIVDIYSRFTFEDALMKRREEGSLSVKELNNLMKNSIKKAYGKALNEDSIHSYMWLIKPHYYDSGYNYYNFPYAYGHLFSLGLYNKYLEEGPKFADTYKKLLAATGKNSLRDVGLLCGIDVNKKEFWQNSLNTLLGYIEDFSKL, from the coding sequence ATGGATACAAATATGAGATGGTCTCTTGATGATTTATACGAAGGCTTTAACGAAAAATTTAAATCTGATATGGCGTCCTATAAAAAGGATATAGATGAAATAAAAGCTTATGCCAAATCCTCTTTAAACCAGCGCGATTTTGCAGAGGGCTTTGTAAAAAGGCTTACGGCTTTAGCAAAATACCGTATTCTTACAGATTATTGCCAGCTTACCTTAAGCACCGATACGAAAAATACGGAAGCCTTAGGATATCTTGATGTCTTAAACGATATTTCATCGGAGCTTGCAGGCCCTGAAGCAATATTTGCAGAGTATATCAAAAATACTGAAAACATCAATGCCTTAATTGAAGAATCCGCTTTTTTAAAAGACCATGAATTTTATATCAATGAGATAAAATCCGCATCAAAACATATGCTTTCTGAAAATGAAGAGCTTATTATAGCAAAAATGCGAAATACCGGCTCATCTTATTGGCTTAAGCTTTATGACCAGCTGATGGGGGGCTTATCCTGCGAAATCAATATAGACGGAGAAGAAAAATCCCTTTCCCTTTCGGAAATAAGGAATATGGCTTATGATGAAAATAGAGAAAAGAGAAAATCAGCCTATAATTCAGAAATTAAGGCCTGTGAAAAAATTGCCCTTCCCGTTTCCGCCTGTCTCAATGCCATAAAAGGAGAATCGATTACCGTATCAAAGCTTAAAGGCTATGAGAATGTCCTTCATATGACTTTGGAAGACAGCAGAATGGAAAAGGATACTCTTTCCGCTATGCTTTCCGCCATGGAAGAAAGTATGGAAGGCTTCCAAAAATATTTTGCTAAAAAAGCAGCACTTTTAGGCCTGAAGGATTCTCTCCAATACTATGATTTATTTGCTCCTGTGGGAAAATCAAGCCTTTCTCTAAGCTATCCTGCGGCCATGGAATTTATAATAGAAAAATTCAGTGCTTTTAGCAAGGATTTAGGCGAATTTGCAAGAAAAGCCTACGAAAGCAAATGGATAGATGCCAAGCCGAGAAAAGGCAAGGTGGGCGGAGCTTTTTGTGCGGACCTTCATCCCATAAAGCAGTGCCGTATTATGACAAATTTTCAGGAGGATTCCTTCGATGCTGTGCTTACATTGGCTCATGAGCTCGGTCACGGCTATCACGGAAGCTGCCTTAACGAGGAGCTTCCTCTTAACACGGAATATTCAATGCCCATCGCTGAAACCGCTTCCACCTTCTGCGAAACGCTTATATGCTTTGAAGCTTTAAAAACTGCCGAGCCTGCTGATAAGCTTATCATTCTTGAAAATTATATATCCGGCTGCGCTCAGGTTATCGTGGATATCTACAGCAGGTTTACTTTTGAAGATGCTCTTATGAAAAGACGTGAAGAGGGCTCTCTTTCCGTTAAAGAGCTTAATAATCTTATGAAAAACTCCATTAAAAAAGCCTATGGCAAGGCTTTAAACGAAGACAGCATTCACTCCTATATGTGGCTTATAAAGCCTCATTATTATGACAGCGGATATAATTATTACAATTTCCCCTATGCCTATGGTCATCTCTTTTCCTTAGGCCTTTACAATAAATATCTTGAAGAAGGCCCGAAATTTGCAGATACTTATAAAAAGCTCCTTGCCGCAACAGGCAAAAATTCTTTAAGAGACGTAGGCCTTTTATGCGGAATCGACGTAAATAAAAAGGAATTCTGGCAAAACTCATTAAACACCCTTTTAGGATATATAGAGGATTTTTCAAAACTCTAA
- a CDS encoding alkaline phosphatase, giving the protein MKSFIKKAGAAAAVIALTATTLVSASLSFPAEAIAAKEQVYSGKAPKYIFMFIGDGMSYPQVTSAMDYLGVMSGTGKVESKDLTFTAFPVVGSAQTFDSSSFAPDSASTATSLATGKKTLSGVINMDETKTVKYETIAEKLKNQLGYKVGVVSSVNINHATPAAYYAHQASRGNYYEIGLELTESKFDYFAGGDFLSRTGKNKDLKDIYEVAKEKGYTVINTAEEFKSFNDKSKKLIAITPTPADADSMSYAIDRKAGEISLADYTKKGIELLDNSKGFFLMVESGKIDWTCHANDAATSVKETIDFDESIEAAVDFYNKHPEETLILVTGDHETGGMTIGYSGTGYSTYLDLLARQKISFKEYDKKIAEFRENKASFENVMEDIRINFGLTLNTSPESANTKKELILTDYEVERLKTAYNQSMLDVSEREVNPYDSLYSEYEPLSVTITHILNNKAGIGWTSWWHTGLPVPVYAMGAGQNLFSGFYDNTDVFVNLKALTKVN; this is encoded by the coding sequence TTGAAAAGTTTTATTAAGAAAGCGGGAGCTGCTGCTGCAGTTATTGCGCTGACAGCAACAACCCTAGTAAGTGCGTCACTTAGTTTTCCTGCTGAAGCTATTGCCGCAAAAGAACAGGTTTACTCCGGAAAAGCACCGAAGTATATTTTTATGTTCATCGGCGACGGAATGAGCTATCCTCAGGTAACTTCAGCAATGGATTATCTTGGCGTTATGTCCGGCACAGGAAAAGTAGAGAGCAAGGATTTGACATTTACGGCTTTCCCTGTTGTCGGAAGCGCCCAAACATTTGATTCAAGCTCATTTGCTCCCGACTCTGCATCTACTGCAACTTCTCTTGCTACAGGGAAGAAAACCTTAAGCGGCGTAATCAACATGGACGAAACCAAAACAGTAAAGTATGAGACAATTGCAGAAAAGCTTAAAAACCAGCTTGGATACAAAGTAGGCGTAGTATCCTCCGTTAATATCAACCATGCCACTCCCGCAGCTTATTATGCGCATCAGGCTTCAAGGGGAAATTACTATGAAATAGGTCTTGAGTTAACAGAAAGCAAATTTGACTATTTTGCCGGCGGCGATTTTCTTTCAAGAACCGGAAAGAATAAAGACCTGAAAGATATTTATGAAGTGGCAAAAGAAAAAGGATATACCGTAATAAATACTGCAGAAGAATTTAAAAGCTTTAATGATAAAAGCAAAAAGCTTATAGCCATAACGCCTACACCAGCGGACGCTGATTCAATGAGCTATGCTATAGACAGAAAGGCAGGAGAAATTTCTCTTGCAGATTATACAAAAAAGGGCATAGAGCTTCTTGATAATTCTAAAGGCTTTTTCCTGATGGTAGAAAGCGGAAAAATTGACTGGACCTGCCATGCAAATGATGCCGCAACCTCAGTAAAGGAAACTATCGACTTTGATGAATCCATAGAAGCAGCAGTTGATTTTTACAATAAGCATCCTGAAGAAACTTTGATTCTCGTAACAGGCGACCATGAGACAGGCGGTATGACAATCGGATATTCCGGCACAGGCTATTCTACATACTTAGACCTTCTTGCAAGACAGAAGATTTCCTTTAAGGAATATGATAAGAAAATCGCTGAGTTCAGAGAAAACAAAGCATCCTTTGAAAATGTAATGGAAGATATAAGAATAAACTTCGGTCTTACTTTAAATACTTCACCCGAGTCTGCAAACACCAAGAAGGAACTTATTTTAACCGACTATGAAGTTGAAAGACTTAAAACTGCTTACAATCAGTCAATGCTTGACGTATCTGAAAGAGAAGTAAATCCTTATGACAGTCTTTACAGCGAATATGAACCCTTAAGCGTAACAATCACCCACATATTAAACAACAAAGCCGGTATCGGCTGGACCTCCTGGTGGCATACAGGACTTCCTGTTCCCGTATATGCAATGGGTGCCGGTCAGAATTTGTTCTCAGGCTTCTACGACAATACGGACGTTTTCGTAAATCTTAAAGCCCTCACTAAAGTAAATTAA
- a CDS encoding YibE/F family protein, giving the protein MKISEKFKKDWLPVLGIIFLMAVVLIMPTKYDQIIYENTTQAAARVMAVDESNITTSGLIKFGEQICEIKILDGKFKGQVTTGINHLSGSMRTDKMFNVGDKIFVVIDYTEGNIRFVNLIDHYRLDLEVILAAAFMIIIIAFAGPVGARSLLAFACSIVLIWKILVPAFLSGYNPIAVGIFITILLTVVIIGLIYGFDKRSLAAISGSVTGILLTCLMALIFTRLFKIHGAVMESSESLLYSGYAHLDLTEIFIASIFIASSGAIMDVAVDITAAIGELVEKRPDLSKFETIKSGMSIGRSVIGTMTTTLLLAYSGGYIALLMVFMAQGTPILNILNLKYVSTEILQTLIGSFGLVAVAPLTAITSGLLLGASHSHGSLKNEEFKESVAESRSTV; this is encoded by the coding sequence ATGAAAATATCCGAAAAGTTCAAGAAAGACTGGCTTCCCGTTCTGGGAATAATTTTTTTAATGGCTGTAGTATTAATTATGCCTACGAAGTATGACCAAATTATATATGAAAATACGACTCAGGCGGCTGCCCGGGTTATGGCAGTTGACGAATCAAATATTACCACCTCCGGGCTCATTAAATTCGGTGAACAAATCTGTGAGATAAAAATACTGGACGGAAAATTCAAAGGTCAGGTAACAACCGGCATAAACCATTTATCAGGCTCCATGCGCACAGATAAAATGTTTAATGTGGGCGATAAGATATTTGTGGTTATTGATTATACAGAAGGTAATATACGCTTTGTAAATTTAATAGACCATTACAGACTGGACTTGGAGGTTATTTTGGCAGCCGCCTTTATGATAATAATTATTGCTTTTGCCGGTCCTGTAGGCGCAAGATCCCTTCTGGCATTTGCCTGCAGTATCGTATTAATCTGGAAAATCCTTGTTCCTGCCTTTCTTTCAGGATATAATCCCATAGCCGTAGGCATTTTCATCACAATTCTCCTTACTGTGGTTATCATCGGCCTTATATACGGTTTTGATAAAAGGTCCCTTGCCGCAATTTCCGGCTCCGTCACAGGAATACTCCTGACATGCCTGATGGCATTAATATTTACAAGGCTTTTCAAAATACACGGCGCCGTGATGGAATCCTCCGAATCCCTTCTTTATTCAGGATACGCTCATCTGGATCTGACGGAAATATTTATTGCCAGCATATTTATAGCCTCCTCCGGCGCAATAATGGACGTTGCCGTAGATATAACCGCCGCCATAGGAGAGCTCGTGGAAAAAAGGCCTGACCTTTCAAAATTTGAAACTATAAAATCCGGTATGTCCATAGGCCGCTCTGTGATAGGAACCATGACCACAACATTGCTTCTGGCCTATTCTGGGGGGTACATAGCGCTTTTAATGGTATTTATGGCTCAGGGCACCCCGATTTTAAATATACTAAATCTTAAATATGTATCAACGGAAATTCTTCAGACCCTTATAGGAAGCTTCGGACTTGTAGCCGTAGCACCTCTTACGGCAATAACAAGCGGTTTGCTTCTCGGCGCTTCTCACTCTCATGGTTCTTTAAAAAATGAAGAATTTAAAGAGAGCGTTGCAGAAAGCCGGAGCACAGTATAA
- a CDS encoding PucR family transcriptional regulator, with protein sequence MELVMREALKIGKLKEGTLVAGEKGLDNIVTCIDVMEVPDPDGKWFKEGMLLLTMGYAMKDDINMQVEIIETLAEKGAAGIIIKINRFISKVPDEVIKRADELGLPVISLPSHIPYVDVTFPLTGYIIKLREKEQLTEERIKSIMDKSDAAEEKHTISKLRELKPGLCLKPPFTIVKIYFRFQQDTKRTINFEKIHALGSCINFTCKGSLILLISGSQKHIKKVISEEILKESFYENENLLCLVGEEFNSICDFKKELAFHDECGEIIKRIIREKNLIFIEEYYAAILIKQISERKITQKIIKKALRPLLKLESQESEIMLETLYYYTKYNGNKTQAAKESYMHRNTFNYRMEKLSVILNSDLQDPDEIYRYRLLLEGFFMFNSSANIKEEI encoded by the coding sequence ATGGAACTGGTTATGAGAGAGGCTCTTAAAATAGGTAAGCTTAAAGAAGGGACCCTTGTGGCAGGCGAAAAGGGCCTTGATAATATAGTAACTTGCATTGATGTAATGGAAGTTCCCGACCCAGACGGAAAATGGTTTAAGGAAGGAATGCTGCTCCTTACCATGGGCTATGCCATGAAGGACGATATTAATATGCAAGTAGAGATAATAGAAACTTTAGCCGAAAAAGGGGCAGCGGGAATTATTATAAAAATAAATCGGTTTATCAGTAAAGTTCCAGACGAAGTAATAAAAAGAGCAGATGAGTTGGGCCTTCCCGTTATTTCTTTGCCGAGCCATATTCCTTATGTAGATGTGACATTTCCCCTTACAGGTTATATAATAAAGCTTAGAGAAAAAGAGCAGCTTACAGAAGAGCGCATAAAATCAATTATGGATAAAAGCGACGCTGCAGAGGAAAAACATACCATTTCCAAGCTTAGGGAGTTAAAACCCGGGCTATGCCTAAAGCCTCCCTTTACCATAGTTAAAATATATTTCAGATTTCAGCAGGATACTAAAAGAACTATTAATTTTGAAAAAATACACGCCTTAGGAAGTTGTATAAACTTTACCTGCAAGGGCAGCTTAATACTACTTATTTCCGGAAGTCAAAAGCATATAAAGAAAGTGATTTCAGAAGAAATATTGAAAGAAAGCTTTTATGAAAATGAAAATCTGCTTTGTCTTGTAGGAGAAGAATTTAACAGCATATGCGATTTTAAAAAAGAGCTTGCCTTTCATGATGAATGCGGAGAAATCATAAAAAGGATTATCAGAGAGAAGAATTTAATATTCATAGAGGAATACTATGCCGCTATTCTTATAAAACAAATATCCGAAAGAAAAATTACCCAGAAAATAATAAAAAAAGCGCTAAGACCGCTTCTGAAGCTTGAAAGCCAAGAATCGGAGATTATGCTTGAAACCCTTTATTATTATACAAAGTATAACGGAAATAAGACTCAGGCAGCTAAGGAAAGCTATATGCATAGGAATACCTTTAATTACCGTATGGAGAAGCTTTCGGTTATTTTAAATTCAGATTTGCAGGACCCCGATGAAATTTACAGATATAGGCTGCTTTTGGAAGGGTTTTTTATGTTTAATTCCTCGGCCAATATAAAAGAAGAAATATAA
- a CDS encoding aspartate/glutamate racemase family protein, with protein sequence MRNFSGLQIESRCIEDQDYGIYSPETDAIAVPKIVALAKAYEREGKDVIFISCAADPAIKEARAAVNIPVLAAGSCCAGLARAYGDSIGAMGIEESIPYAMKAILNESLVDYIRPENVKTTMDLLKPENKESILKSALLLKEKGSNAIALACTGMATIEIAEDIRKITGLPVIDPIIASGIMLENIRRM encoded by the coding sequence ATGCGGAATTTTTCAGGGCTTCAAATTGAATCCAGATGCATTGAAGATCAAGACTATGGTATTTACAGCCCTGAAACAGATGCAATAGCGGTTCCTAAAATTGTTGCTTTGGCTAAAGCATATGAAAGAGAAGGAAAAGACGTTATTTTCATTAGCTGTGCGGCGGACCCTGCTATTAAAGAAGCAAGAGCGGCCGTAAACATTCCTGTTTTAGCTGCAGGAAGCTGCTGTGCAGGCTTGGCGAGAGCCTATGGTGATAGCATTGGTGCAATGGGCATAGAGGAATCCATACCCTATGCCATGAAAGCAATATTAAATGAAAGCCTTGTGGACTATATCAGACCGGAGAATGTGAAAACAACAATGGATCTTTTAAAGCCTGAAAATAAGGAAAGCATATTAAAATCTGCACTTTTGCTGAAAGAAAAAGGTTCAAACGCCATTGCTTTGGCCTGTACAGGAATGGCTACGATAGAAATAGCCGAAGATATTAGGAAAATTACGGGGCTTCCCGTTATTGACCCAATTATTGCTTCGGGAATAATGCTTGAAAATATAAGGCGTATGTAA
- a CDS encoding M20 family metallopeptidase, with translation MNTDLKNKLWAMIDENPNEVLGLCSDLIKINSENPPGEMEIITDFICTFLEKYNIEYEIIRPEPNIPNIVARIGSKDGKKLVLNGHSDVVPVGKIEGWDFDPFSGEIKDGILYGRGASDMKAGLGGLLYSLMVIARENIKLQGEVILTIVPDEEVSGLNGTKWLVENKIAAGDACIIAEPTCHYNCEIGQKGSTWLKIWAKGIPAHGSLSPFAGENAIERLLKVIENIKKIKDIQVNLPEDVKAVMVQSKELAKEKMLKQKGAEYVLDHISFNLGRISGGTKVNMVPDYAEAEIDMRIPLGVTTDMVAEKVAFLIEESGVPGIDFSFSWFSNPNHTDAKAEIVEKVAENVKDVMGIELQRTYQWASSDARFFRYAGIPTLQYGPANLEGIHAYNETVQTQEVIDCTKVYIGAILDFLGVEA, from the coding sequence ATGAACACAGACTTAAAAAACAAGCTATGGGCCATGATTGATGAAAACCCCAATGAGGTTTTAGGCCTTTGCTCCGATCTTATTAAAATAAACAGCGAAAACCCGCCGGGAGAAATGGAGATTATAACAGATTTTATATGTACGTTTCTTGAAAAATATAATATTGAATATGAAATCATAAGGCCTGAGCCTAATATACCCAATATTGTTGCAAGAATAGGCTCTAAGGACGGAAAGAAGCTTGTCTTAAACGGCCATTCCGATGTGGTTCCTGTAGGAAAAATAGAAGGATGGGATTTTGATCCTTTCAGCGGTGAAATCAAAGACGGAATTCTTTACGGAAGAGGCGCTTCCGATATGAAAGCCGGCCTTGGCGGTCTTCTTTATTCCCTTATGGTTATAGCAAGAGAAAATATAAAGCTTCAGGGAGAGGTTATTCTTACAATCGTTCCAGATGAAGAGGTAAGCGGCTTAAACGGAACCAAGTGGCTTGTTGAAAATAAAATTGCAGCAGGAGATGCCTGTATTATAGCAGAGCCTACATGCCATTATAATTGCGAAATAGGCCAAAAGGGAAGTACATGGCTTAAAATCTGGGCAAAAGGAATACCGGCCCACGGAAGCCTTTCACCTTTCGCAGGAGAAAATGCCATTGAAAGACTTTTGAAGGTTATAGAAAACATAAAGAAGATAAAGGATATTCAGGTAAACCTTCCAGAAGATGTAAAAGCGGTAATGGTTCAGTCAAAAGAGCTTGCCAAAGAAAAAATGCTGAAGCAAAAGGGCGCGGAATATGTTCTTGACCATATATCCTTTAACCTTGGAAGAATCAGCGGCGGAACAAAAGTAAATATGGTTCCTGATTATGCAGAAGCAGAAATAGATATGCGTATTCCTCTCGGTGTAACTACGGATATGGTAGCGGAGAAGGTAGCATTTTTAATAGAGGAATCCGGGGTTCCGGGCATTGATTTTTCATTTAGCTGGTTTTCAAACCCCAACCACACAGACGCAAAAGCTGAAATTGTTGAAAAGGTTGCTGAAAATGTAAAAGACGTAATGGGGATAGAACTTCAAAGAACATATCAGTGGGCGTCAAGCGATGCAAGGTTCTTTCGATATGCAGGTATTCCTACGCTCCAATACGGCCCCGCAAACCTTGAAGGAATACATGCTTACAATGAAACGGTTCAGACCCAGGAAGTTATTGACTGCACAAAGGTTTATATAGGCGCTATCCTTGATTTCCTCGGAGTAGAAGCATAG
- a CDS encoding energy-coupling factor transporter transmembrane component T family protein, which translates to MTDIEKSFLYQLDPRTKMVMMIGLIFIGVMIKDPFITTGFMVLIYALYRVSGVPAKTIAKNTKPLLLAFVLFFLLNFPFAEPEVGEPVYFYIFSKGGIAVTATGILTGLGNGLKFILFIWIADLITTMTPTGDIILALNKGGVPPEISIAIGIAFSYIPVLKNEIGTIIEAQKSRGASFESKNVFKKIKAYVPVIVPGLFISLLKGKEISRAIEARGFTYAPENRTYRNEISLKMKDVVIIFIIIGLLAGFIYMSKNYPFLERKFVFNLLFS; encoded by the coding sequence ATGACTGATATAGAAAAATCCTTCCTGTATCAATTAGACCCGAGAACAAAAATGGTTATGATGATCGGCCTTATCTTCATAGGCGTAATGATAAAGGACCCTTTCATAACCACTGGATTTATGGTGCTTATTTATGCGCTGTACAGGGTTTCCGGTGTACCTGCAAAAACAATAGCAAAAAATACAAAGCCGCTGCTTCTGGCATTTGTGTTATTTTTCCTGCTGAACTTCCCCTTTGCAGAACCAGAGGTAGGGGAGCCGGTTTATTTTTATATTTTCTCTAAAGGGGGCATTGCAGTAACCGCCACAGGCATACTTACAGGCCTTGGAAACGGCCTTAAATTCATATTATTTATATGGATAGCAGACCTTATAACTACGATGACACCTACGGGAGATATTATCCTTGCTTTAAATAAGGGGGGCGTTCCCCCGGAAATATCCATAGCAATAGGAATCGCATTTTCTTACATACCGGTATTAAAAAACGAAATAGGAACCATCATAGAAGCTCAAAAATCAAGAGGGGCAAGCTTTGAGAGTAAAAATGTCTTTAAAAAGATAAAGGCCTATGTTCCTGTAATCGTTCCAGGTTTATTTATTTCTCTTTTAAAAGGGAAGGAAATATCAAGAGCAATTGAAGCAAGGGGATTTACCTATGCTCCTGAAAACAGAACCTATAGAAATGAAATTTCCCTAAAGATGAAAGATGTTGTTATAATATTTATTATTATTGGGCTTCTTGCAGGATTTATTTATATGTCAAAGAATTACCCCTTCCTTGAAAGAAAGTTTGTATTTAATTTACTATTCAGTTAA